From a region of the Mycobacterium sp. SMC-8 genome:
- a CDS encoding enoyl-CoA hydratase/isomerase family protein produces MTSTDDGRVLFEVDRDKRIATITLNNPKRRNSYDASMRNLLARYLDDVAEDDDITVVLLRGADGVFSTGADMNNAYGWYGGSGRDQGAPGARRPSQRRRLTVDRKSFGFYHNLMGFPKVTVGEISGYALGGGFEMALMTDISVIARDTRIGMPATRFLGPALGSLHMFFHRLGPVLARRLLLTGDVISAGDVEHLGVFTDTCDAAAVPARARYWAEKAAKMPADGVVIAKEAFRLVEQSQAYQGEEVASYLFHAYGTNLQFAEGEFNFVKTRAQHGTREAFRLRDEHFHVPEPELYPDSHAE; encoded by the coding sequence ATGACGAGCACCGATGACGGCCGCGTGCTGTTCGAGGTCGATCGCGACAAGCGCATTGCCACCATCACGCTGAACAACCCGAAGCGGCGCAACTCCTACGACGCCTCGATGCGGAACTTGCTCGCACGCTACCTCGACGACGTCGCCGAGGACGACGACATCACCGTGGTGTTGCTGCGCGGGGCCGACGGCGTGTTCAGCACCGGCGCCGATATGAACAACGCGTACGGCTGGTATGGCGGGTCCGGGCGCGACCAGGGCGCTCCTGGGGCCAGGCGGCCCAGTCAGCGTCGGCGGCTGACAGTGGACCGCAAGTCCTTCGGCTTCTACCACAACCTGATGGGCTTCCCGAAGGTCACCGTCGGGGAGATCAGCGGGTACGCGCTGGGCGGTGGGTTCGAGATGGCGTTGATGACCGACATCTCGGTGATCGCCCGCGACACCAGGATCGGCATGCCGGCCACCCGATTCCTCGGGCCCGCGCTGGGTAGCTTGCACATGTTTTTCCACCGGCTGGGCCCGGTGCTGGCCCGGCGGCTGCTGCTGACCGGTGACGTCATCTCGGCCGGGGATGTCGAGCACCTGGGCGTGTTCACCGACACCTGTGACGCTGCCGCGGTGCCGGCCAGGGCGCGGTACTGGGCCGAGAAGGCCGCGAAAATGCCGGCCGACGGTGTGGTGATCGCCAAGGAGGCGTTCCGGCTCGTCGAGCAGAGTCAGGCCTATCAGGGCGAAGAGGTCGCGAGCTACCTGTTCCACGCATACGGGACGAACCTGCAGTTCGCCGAGGGTGAGTTCAACTTCGTCAAGACGCGTGCGCAGCACGGGACGAGAGAGGCCTTCCGGCTGCGTGACGAGCATTTCCACGTCCCGGAGCCCGAGCTATACCCCGACTCCCACGCCGAGTGA